The Desulfoscipio gibsoniae DSM 7213 genome contains a region encoding:
- a CDS encoding pyruvate kinase alpha/beta domain-containing protein, producing the protein MEGKIVYFESIKDENTDTTFELALERIKALGIDKIVLASTTGATAQKALDFFGDKGVQLVVVPHQFGFIRKENPFPQTLVKTLRESGHEVHFGTMLFHTDGLYGSTTPTVMANLLRCFSQGVKVCFEIVLMAADAGLAASGEKVIAIAGTGRGSDTALVMQAATSQQIKKLRVNEIICKPLNPLNIEELREKDDKKK; encoded by the coding sequence ATGGAAGGCAAGATAGTCTACTTTGAAAGTATCAAAGATGAAAACACTGACACTACCTTTGAACTAGCATTGGAAAGAATCAAAGCCCTGGGCATTGATAAAATAGTGCTGGCATCTACAACCGGTGCTACAGCCCAGAAGGCACTGGATTTTTTCGGGGATAAGGGCGTCCAATTAGTGGTAGTCCCACATCAGTTTGGTTTTATCCGCAAAGAGAATCCTTTCCCCCAAACTTTAGTTAAAACACTTCGGGAATCCGGGCATGAGGTACATTTTGGCACTATGCTTTTCCATACCGATGGCTTGTACGGATCCACTACGCCTACAGTGATGGCCAACCTACTGCGCTGTTTCAGCCAGGGGGTCAAGGTATGCTTTGAAATTGTGCTCATGGCTGCAGATGCGGGACTCGCGGCCAGCGGTGAAAAAGTGATTGCCATAGCGGGCACTGGCCGGGGATCAGATACCGCGCTGGTCATGCAAGCGGCCACCTCGCAGCAAATTAAAAAATTAAGGGTTAATGAAATTATCTGCAAACCACTGAATCCACTGAACATTGAGGAGTTGCGGGAGAAAGATGATAAAAAAAAATAG
- a CDS encoding nitrite and sulphite reductase 4Fe-4S region, which yields MEGIVKQTNGAVAVIPATPGGLVNGEQLLKIAQLVNEGAGLAKFTTGEHIVILTAEDKVDQVRQELASVGLGIAPVGPVVRNVKTCPGGLCEFALQEALNDGLSIDKKFSGQDMPNAVKIAFSGCPRNCMEARCSDIGFVGTKNGYKLYIGGKGGNQILGELLDKDITSEELINYTEHIITVYKNNANPKERLASVINRIGIEQFKINLK from the coding sequence TTGGAAGGTATTGTAAAACAAACAAATGGTGCAGTTGCCGTCATTCCTGCTACACCTGGCGGGTTAGTTAATGGGGAACAGTTACTTAAAATTGCTCAATTAGTAAACGAAGGAGCTGGCCTGGCCAAATTTACAACTGGTGAGCATATCGTGATTTTAACAGCCGAGGATAAAGTGGATCAAGTCAGACAAGAACTGGCTTCAGTCGGTTTAGGTATAGCCCCTGTAGGACCAGTTGTTCGCAATGTAAAGACATGTCCCGGTGGTTTATGCGAGTTTGCACTACAAGAAGCCTTGAATGATGGTTTATCTATAGATAAGAAATTTTCCGGTCAGGATATGCCAAATGCAGTTAAGATAGCTTTTAGTGGTTGTCCTCGAAACTGTATGGAAGCTAGATGCAGCGATATAGGTTTTGTAGGGACTAAGAATGGCTATAAACTATATATCGGTGGTAAAGGTGGTAACCAAATTTTGGGGGAGCTGCTGGATAAAGATATAACTTCGGAGGAATTAATCAATTATACCGAACACATTATTACAGTATATAAAAATAACGCTAACCCCAAAGAAAGGTTGGCTTCTGTAATAAATAGAATAGGCATAGAACAATTTAAAATTAATCTGAAGTAG